One region of Eupeodes corollae chromosome 1, idEupCoro1.1, whole genome shotgun sequence genomic DNA includes:
- the LOC129941833 gene encoding probable phenylalanine--tRNA ligase, mitochondrial has product MLKNITNLRVTTHIKYLTRLYSANPEPQRTISIGNNTYNTDNWTNVTPKILSYLGANKHLQKNHPLSIIRQRIVNYFYKSYTNTRGNPLFSVYDNLDPIVTIQQNFDNLLIPSNHPSRAKSDCYYVNKQFLLRAHTTAHQVDLIKSGLDNFLVVGEVYRRDEIDSTHYPVFHQLDAVRLLNKDQLFEKYPELEIFELNSSTLGSVQASSKCIDQSKQPCHTLEALKLTEHELKRILLGLAKDLFGEKIEYRWVDQYFPFTQPSWELEIFYKNQWLEVLGCGIIRNEILRNAGVHNSIGYAFGLGLERLAMVLFDIPDIRLFWSNDSGFLSQFDETNLEKLPKYKPVSSYPQCSNDISFWLPEGMGVDDFLPNDFYDLVRNVAGDVVEQIRLVDKFKHPKTGKSSLCFRIVYRHMERTLTQAEVNQLHKKIADESVNLFNVKIR; this is encoded by the exons atgttaaaaaatataacgaaTTTGCGTGTGACAACTCATATAAAATACTTAACTCGACTATATTCCGCTAATCCAGAACCGCAAAGAACAATATCAATTGGAAATAATACATATAACACCGACAATTGGACCAATGTCACCCCAAAAATATTAAGTTACTTAGGGGCTAATAAACatcttcaaaaaaatcatcCCTTGTCGATAATTCGACAACGAATTGTTAATTACTTTTACAAATCCTACACTAATACCCGAGGCAATCCTCTGTTTAGTGTGTACGATAATTTAGACCCGATTGTaacaattcaacaaaatttcgaCAACTTATTGATCCCATCGAATCATCCCAGCCGAGCCAAGTCGGATTGCTATtatgtaaataaacaatttctCCTGCGAGCACATACGACAGCCCATCAAGTGGATCTAATCAAATCTGGGTTGGACAACTTTCTTGTCGTGGGAGAAGTCTATCGGCGGGATGAGATAGATTCAACACACTATCCAGTGTTTCATCAACTGGACGCTGTTCGCTTGCTGAACAAAGATcaactatttgaaaaatatccagAGTTGGAGATCTTTGAACTGAATTCTTCCACTTTAGGATCTGTGCAAGCGAGTTCCAAGTGTATTGATCAATCCAAGCAGCCTTGTCATACACTAGAGGCATTAAAACTTACTGAGCATGAACTAAAGCGAATTCTTTTGGGATTAGCGAAGGATCTTTTTGGTGAGAAAATCGAGTACCGCTGGGTGGATCAGTATTTCCCATTTACACAGCCTTCATGGGAGTTGGAAATATTCTACAAAAACCAATGGCTAGAGGTTCTGGGATGTGGAATCATCAGAAATGAAATCCTTCGGAATGCCGGCGTACATAACTCAATTGGTTATGCCTTTGGGCTGGGATTGGAACGCTTAGCAATGGTACTCTTCGATATCCCCGATATTCGTCTATTCTGGAGTAACGATTCTGGATTTCTAAGCCAATTTGATGAAACAAATTTGGAAAAGCTGCCAAAGTACAAGCCGGTATCTTCTTATCCCCAGTGCTCAAATGATATTTCGTTTTGGCTGCCGGAGGGTATGGGAGTAGATGATTTCCTGCCTAATGACTTTTATGATCTAGTGAGGAATGTAGCCGGAGACGTTGTTGAACAA attcgTTTGGTGGATAAATTCAAACACCCGAAGACTGGAAAGAGCAGTTTGTGCTTTAGAATTGTTTATAGGCATATGGAACGAACGTTAACGCAAGCGGAAGTCAACCAGTTACACAAGAAAATAGCTGATGAatctgttaatttgtttaacgTTAAGATTAGATAA